The region AAAGCATGGCGACCGAAAGCATTACCACATTAACGAGTTCGCCCAATCCTTCTGCATATGGTCAGTCCGTGACTTTTACGGCCACAGTAGTAAGTGTTCCTCCAGGCTTAGGAACACCAACGGGGACGGTTACGTTTACGGAAGGAGCTACCGTTTTAGGAACGGCTTCGTTAGATGGCGGCGGCACAGCAGCGTTAACGACGAACGGATTGAGCGCAGGTACACACCAGATTACAGCTATCTATTCAGGCGATGCTAATTTTCAGGGAAGCGCATCAGCACCTGTGAGCCAGATCGTCAATCAAGCCAGCACGACGACCACGTTAACGAGTTCGCCCAATCCCTCTGCATATGGTCAGCCTGTAACCTTTACAGCCACGGTAGTAAGTGTTCCCCCGGGCTTAGGAACACCAACGGGCACGGTTACGTTTACGGAAGGAGCTACCGTTTTAGGAACGGCTTCGTTAGATGGCGACGGCACAGCAGCGTTAACGACGAACGGATTGAGCGCAGGTACACACCAGATTACAGCTATCTATTCAGGCGATGCCAATTTTCAGGGGAGTACATCAGCACCTGTGGATCAGGTCGTCAATCCAATGAGCTGCCTTTTACAAGCAAGCTGTTTTCTATC is a window of Aneurinibacillus sp. REN35 DNA encoding:
- a CDS encoding BMQ_0737 family morphogenetic spore coat protein, which gives rise to MATESITTLTSSPNPSAYGQSVTFTATVVSVPPGLGTPTGTVTFTEGATVLGTASLDGGGTAALTTNGLSAGTHQITAIYSGDANFQGSASAPVSQIVNQASTTTTLTSSPNPSAYGQPVTFTATVVSVPPGLGTPTGTVTFTEGATVLGTASLDGDGTAALTTNGLSAGTHQITAIYSGDANFQGSTSAPVDQVVNPMSCLLQASCFLSDENGRPLDPLAKGSIVCGEILQKDGRKEIPIVLPNGERITLQKVTIRKKGFVVVQITSATTMQRTQPIPFHIVETFLLCVPPKTNIHCEITSFECEVNFWCDTHQNIQQFHIALTLCQSVEVEGKVTLMVEGIDCQPREELFSSCSSPHIPSSIRSTASSQNNEQEMVCVQSTKIYDWVTRPVNSTISIPFDQVKWM